One stretch of Brettanomyces nanus chromosome 4, complete sequence DNA includes these proteins:
- a CDS encoding uncharacterized protein (EggNog:ENOG41): MNSEFDILLDDSNVTQFGFPSFPLSSSSDHSYGYEPSVVNGKRDLVHTNSARPRKRRITDSSEGESSEEVQSRLKYFEGAKALLPQAFEEIIRGKTTSQLQRSLVELQHLCQSMAEDEEFIHSLCLKGNEIFDDELLSSFQDKLISTEDDPMTAFVEMYSDWYLRVQRLQQVFLILDNSRVFRRSYLERPLIAYWMLKFSAGIIESRQRNPADITLFDMEESRTRNNILLGLCDLLKELLQSPPYIFESPKGVIFDRFLTIMQDLRIFHSQVDSSNDTVLIATLSLCFKKAASDLRDNWLSLAAEDYLGHCENAYNQIVIIIDMLGSRLGDKFTHEINLFGESAMSILIKSEQVQTRILTILFPDFLNNHAPCAFLYKVYSVNVWDIVPLVELFCESVSTYLHGWLQEQMLSCQKASKDKSYSIIESLIEYIRSVSAAIEIAFKGEQRFIFHFSTTCEKTVADIDHCDEFIAESLVHYIFGRMSADSSDKTISSQDQELWSYIMKILVMIPDKKRMFLSRYKMLLSRRLLHSSFITPYSNTNDEPACLWREKRLLEMLQENFGVDYTESLNKMIGDLSHSNKVLYQFRRKVHTPVKLSFCCLNSSNWRPPPGNRRVNIPDCLRGIADKYEAMLSQENPVIFDWKFYLHRVTIAITFDVSDPSSCQTVQCSIYQAAILLAFEGIDILDKVSLLTTTGMEENFLDANLKYLTDGSYKVMLQTDNNYMINDSFKCDKKIVKLSTNISSSVQSTTEIPVAVRTGTERDPVEMLTARLRAFMMRTLKNLGPRKHERLTAEVLESLSKDRVDFEEILKNSGRSFTTLIKETVEQLIGEEFIRRDDTDGYKYIP, translated from the coding sequence ATGAATTCAGAGTTTGATATCTTACTGGATGACAGTAACGTGACACAGTTTGGGTTTCCTTCGTTTCCtttgtcatcttcaagtGATCACAGCTATGGATATGAGCCGTCAGTGGTGAATGGGAAGCGCGACTTAGTGCATACTAATTCAGCACGGCCTCGTAAGCGTCGAATTACTGACAGTTCTGAAGGGGAGAGTTCCGAGGAGGTTCAAAGTAGGTTGAAGTACTTTGAAGGAGCCAAAGCACTGCTTCCTCAAGcctttgaagagataaTTAGAGGCAAAACAACATCTCAATTACAGAGATCGCTGGTTGAACTGCAACATCTTTGCCAATCGATggctgaagatgaagagtttaTTCACTCTTTGTGTTTGAAAGGAAATgagatttttgatgatgagttgCTATCGTCTTTTCAGGATAAGTTGATATCTACAGAAGACGATCCGATGACAGCATTTGTGGAAATGTATAGTGATTGGTATTTGAGAGTTCAAAGATTGCAGCAGGTGTTCTTGATCTTGGACAATTCGAGGGTTTTTCGCAGGAGTTATCTTGAGCGGCCCTTGATTGCCTATTGGATGCTCAAATTCAGTGCTGGAATTATAGAGAGTCGTCAGAGAAATCCAGCAGACATCACCTTATTCGACATGGAAGAGTCTCGTACACGTAACAATATTCTCCTTGGATTGTGTGATCTACTGAAGGAGTTGCTACAGAGCCCTCCATATATTTTTGAATCTCCTAAAGGTGTGATATTTGACCGATTCCTGACCATTATGCAAGATTTAAGAATATTTCATTCTCAAGTTGACTCCTCCAATGACACAGTTTTAATTGcaactctttctttgtgTTTCAAGAAAGCAGCTTCCGATTTGAGAGACAATTGGCTCTCTCTTGCAGCTGAGGATTATCTTGGACATTGTGAAAATGCCTATAACCAGATTGTGATAATTATAGATATGCTAGGAAGTCGCTTGGGTGACAAGTTTACCCACGAGATCAATCTATTTGGTGAATCCGCCATGAGCATTTTAATCAAGTCTGAACAAGTTCAGACTCGGATTTTAACAATATTGTTTCCTGATTTCCTTAACAATCATGCTCCTTGTGCTTTCCTTTACAAGGTGTATTCGGTAAATGTATGGGACATTGTGCCGTTGGTGGAGCTCTTCTGCGAATCTGTCAGTACTTATTTGCACGGCTGGCTACAAGAGCAGATGCTTTCCTGTCAGAAGGCCTCCAAAGATAAATCCTACAGCATCATTGAGTCCTTAATCGAGTACATTCGATCCGTCTCGGCTGCCATTGAGATCGCCTTTAAAGGAGAGCAaagattcatcttccatttctctACGACGTGCGAAAAAACTGTTGCTGACATTGACCACTGTGACGAGTTTATTGCTGAAAGTCTTGTTCACTATATTTTTGGCCGCATGAGTGCGGATAGCTCGGATAAGACGATCTCAAGTCAAGATCAAGAATTATGGTCCTATATTATGAAGATACTCGTCATGATTCCTGATAAGAAGCGTATGTTCCTATCTCGGTACAaaatgcttctttccaGGCGATTGCTACATTCCAGTTTCATTACTCCCTATTCTAACACAAACGATGAACCTGCTTGTCTCTGGCGAGAAAAAAGACTCCTTGAAATGCTACAGGAAAACTTTGGTGTCGACTATACCGAGAGCCTGAATAAGATGATTGGCGATTTAAGCCACAGTAACAAAGTGCTTTATCAGTTTCGGCGGAAGGTTCACACTCCCGTTAAGTTGTCTTTTTGCTGTTTGAATTCCAGCAATTGGAGGCCACCTCCAGGGAATCGCAGAGTGAACATACCTGATTGCTTAAGAGGTATTGCTGATAAATACGAGGCTATGCTCAGTCAAGAAAATCCTGTTATTTTTGATTGGAAATTCTATCTTCATAGAGTGACAATTGCGATCACTTTTGACGTCTCGGATCCAAGTTCCTGTCAAACTGTTCAGTGCTCAATATATCAGGCTGCCATATTACTTGCATTTGAGGGCATCGATATTTTGGATAAAGTCTCCTTATTAACCACTACAGGAATGGAAGAGAACTTCCTTGATGCCAATTTGAAATATCTTACTGATGGATCATATAAGGTGATGCTTCAAACCGATAACAACTATATGATCAATGACAGTTTTAAGTGTGACAAAAAGATTGTTAAACTTTCTACTAatatttcttcatcagttCAAAGTACGACTGAAATACCGGTTGCCGTCAGAACCGGTACCGAGAGAGATCCTGTCGAGATGCTTACAGCGAGACTGAGAGCTTTTATGATGAGAACCTTAAAGAATTTAGGCCCTCGGAAGCACGAAAGGCTTACGGCAGAAGTCCTCGAAAGTCTTTCCAAAGATAGGGTCGACTTTGAggagatattgaaaaattcTGGTAGATCCTTTACTACGTTAATTAAGGAGACTGTTGAACAGTTAATAGGCGAGGAATTtataagaagagatgataCCGATGGATATAAGTATATTCCATAG
- a CDS encoding uncharacterized protein (BUSCO:EOG09340CKN) — protein MATGVKAISSRKIEQTSHGRIVHDMHAEVLSLRIFNFFLLKDVEEMTRMNERQGRLLEMTDNDRYKLKDKTMELAMYVTDIPCGDASIDNVREEMDDDKKENWKESSSEIEDNLRGRAFFGAVGKVRTKPGRIDSPISYSKSCSDKLCMKQFTGILNSTTYDLIEEGEARRQMYLKYLVLPEKRIRVKGIERCFYNRFQRKLGEFQEIRDCLQPLKVITTNLSSQKFHLCLDKEKKSCDQSILYCPPLKYVQVLNKGIRNGCSAKKKPIDKQSRTDVSREALMDRLKSTKEVNSSTYLQFKMNIRNLRAIRIKVKQLLGNWTKSSTDNFPI, from the coding sequence ATGGCTACCGGAGTTAAAGCGATATCTTCGAGGAAGATCGAACAAACATCACATGGACGAATTGTCCACGATATGCATGCCGAAGTACTAAGTTTGCGtattttcaatttttttttacttaaggatgttgaagaaatgacTAGAATGAACGAAAGACAGGGAAGATTGCTTGAAATGACTGATAATGACCGATATAAATTGAAAGACAAGACTATGGAACTGGCCATGTACGTGACGGACATTCCATGTGGTGATGCATCTATAGATAATGTTcgagaagaaatggatgatgataagaaggaaaattGGAAGGAAAGCAGTTCGGAAATAGAAGATAATTTAAGGGGCAGAGCTTTTTTCGGTGCCGTAGGTAAAGTCCGAACGAAACCAGGACGAATAGACTCTCCTATATCATATTCAAAATCCTGCTCGGACAAATTGTGTATGAAACAGTTTACGGGGATCCTTAATTCGACTACTTACGACCTTAtagaggaaggagaagccAGAAGGCAGATGTATTTAAAATACCTAGTGCTTCCCGAAAAGAGGATTAGGGTAAAAGGCATAGAGAGATGCTTCTACAATagatttcaaagaaaattggGTGAATTTCAAGAGATCAGAGACTGCCTCCAGCCATTGAAGGTGATCACAACTAATTTATCATCTCAGAAATTTCATTTATGTttagataaagaaaagaagagctGTGATCAATCGATTCTCTACTGTCCTCCATTGAAATATGTTCAAGTGCTGAACAAGGGCATTAGGAACGGATGCTCGGCCAAAAAAAAGCCAATAGACAAACAATCCAGAACAGACGTGTCTCGTGAAGCACTCATGGATAGGCTTAAATCCACCAAAGAAGTTAACAGCTCTACGTATCTTCAGTTCAAAATGAACATAAGAAACCTAAGAGCAATTCGCATTAAGGTCAAACAATTGTTAGGCAATTGGACCAAGTCGTCTACCGATAATTTTCCTATTTAA
- a CDS encoding uncharacterized protein (EggNog:ENOG41), with protein MSLSEGIKSTQSVVSVDEVPVKSIISGSNCKILVDHLVDKDETVVLALGYKQEFKRDFSLWTTFGVAFSVLGLLPSIASTLFYSLAVAGNAGITWGFLLGVIGIVPVALNLAEIASAYPVAGGIYYATAMLSPPKYKAILSWIAGWSNYFYQVTGAPSVGYGCASMILALAAVANPHYQYQTWHCYLLTVAITFVCSIIASLPTKWIAYINMGSSILNIGFLFISWIFMLCGNNREDNLTDWPDGMAVLLSFMAVLWTLCGFDSPFHIAEECSNAQVATPRAVVMTATIGGGLGFVFQLAIAYTIVDIDNAVNDELGQPYIAYLNQIMSKPRVLAIGSFAAILAFSMTFSCMIAASRVLFSYSRDNCFPLSRYWCKVNKYTKTPVNAVWANWVIGVLLLLLMFGGVAIDAIFSVGSIAPFISFCIPILLRITYARHTFKPGPWNLGRWTYLSGYIGCLFVLLMIPISVFPDYKGADNTMDMMNWTCVVYYGSMLLAIAWYYAYAHKTYKGPKSNITGDIIIGNDVDEIVEKVSMNKDFEAEKKIK; from the exons ATGAGTCTGTCTGAAGGAATTAAGTCAACACAATCTGTTGTGTCTGTTGACGAGGTTCCAGTGAAATCCATAATCTCTGGAAGTAACTGCAAGATCCTGGTCGACCATCTAGTTGATAAAGACGAAACTGTTGTCTTGGCTCTTGGTTACAAGCAAGAATTTAAAAGAGACTTCTCTTTATGGACCACATTCGGGGTGGCATTCTCCGTTTTGGGTTTGCTACCTTCTATCGCCTCCACTTTGTTCTATTCCTTAGCCGTTGCAGGTAATGCAGGTATTACTTGGGGATTTCTTCTAGGTGTTATAGGAATTGTTCCTGTTGCTTTAAATCTTGCAGAAATTGCTAGTGCTTATCCTGTTGCTGGTGGAATTTACTACGCTACCGCTATgctttctcctccaaaatATAAGGCTATTTTGTCTTGGATAGCCGGCTGGTCGAATTATTTCTATCAAGTGACTGGTGCGCCGTCTGTTGGTTATGGCTGTGCTTCAATGATTCTAGCCTTAGCAGCTGTGGCTAATCCCCACTACCAATATCAAACATGGCATTGCTACCTTCTTACTGTTGCTATCACCTTTGTCTGTTCTATCATCGCTTCGCTTCCTACAAAATGGATAGCATATATTAATATGGGCTCCTCGATATTGAATATCGGTTTTCTATTTATCTCTTGGATATTTATGCTTTGCGGCAATAACAGAGAAG ATAATCTTACAGATTGGCCAGATGGAATGGCCGTTTTACTTTCATTCATGGCAGTCCTCTGGACTTTGTGCGGCTTTGATTCTCCTTTCCATATTGCTGAAGAGTGCTCAAACGCTCAAGTGGCAACTCCTAGGGCTGTTGTCATGACAGCAACTATTGGTGGTGGCTTGGGATTTGTTTTCCAGCTTGCAATCGCTTACACCATTGTCGATATAGATAATGCTGTTAACGATGAGTTGGGACAACCTTATATTGCATACTTGAATCAAATTATGAGTAAGCCTAGAGTTTTAGCCATCGGTTCTTTTGCTGCTATCTTGGCCTTTTCCATGACTTTCTCTTGTATGATTGCCGCTTCCAGAGTGCTATTCTCCTATTCAAGAGATAACTGTTTCCCATTATCGAGATATTGGTGCAAAGTGAACAAGTATACAAAGACACCAGTCAATGCTGTATGGGCTAACTGGGTCATTggtgttcttcttcttcttttgatgtTTGGAGGAGTCGCTATCGATGCAATTTTCTCAGTCGGTTCCATTGCTCctttcatctctttttgtATACCTATATTGCTTCGTATTACCTACGCCAGACACACTTTCAAGCCGGGTCCATGGAATTTGGGAAGATGGACATATCTTTCTGGTTACATTGGCTGTTTATTCGTTCTTCTCATGATTCCAATTTCCGTTTTCCCTGACTATAAGGGAGCAGATAACACGATGGATATGATGAATTGGACATGCGTGGTTTACTATGGCTCAATGCTGCTTGCAATTGCCTGGTACTATGCTTATGCTCATAAGACATATAAAGGACCCAAGAGTAACATTACTGGTGATATAATTATTGGCAATGATGTCGATGAGATTGTGGAAAAAGTTAGTATGAATAAGGATTTTGAGgctgaaaagaagataaaatgA
- a CDS encoding uncharacterized protein (EggNog:ENOG41), whose protein sequence is MSSPSSEALSQCHDAIMLSAMTFPEQFRVKPERSTIPGTASSSSSSSFPTLLQCTLAGAIGGVVGDTSMHSLDTVKTRQQAAPHIAKYRNTLNAYLTILKEEGFARGLYSGYSAAMMGSLPSSAVFFFAYESVKRVAIEDFGFNDTASYLGAGFVGDLVSSVFYVPSEVLKTRLQLQGRYNNPYYNSGYNYRGLFDAANTIVRTEGWKTLFFGYRATLFRDLPFSALQFTFYENFRNWAFTLSARKKNDDPLPTSLEMLTGAAAGGLSGILTTPCDVVKTRMQTQNVSSGNVLLKSNSLIKNLLTIYKSQGVAGLFNGVGPRFVWTSAQSSIMLLLYQLCLRTLSSDDITFE, encoded by the coding sequence ATGAGCTCGCCTTCTTCTGAGGCTTTGTCTCAATGTCATGATGCCATTATGCTCTCAGCGATGACGTTTCCCGAGCAATTCAGGGTCAAACCAGAACGTTCTACTATACCCGGGACtgcttcctcctcatcatcttcttcttttccgACTCTATTACAATGTACTTTGGCTGGTGCCATTGGCGGAGTGGTAGGAGATACCTCTATGCATTCACTAGACACTGTTAAGACTAGACAGCAAGCTGCTCCTCATATCGCCAAGTACAGAAACACTCTGAATGCTTATCTCACCatattgaaggaggagggCTTTGCCAGAGGTCTCTATAGCGGTTATAGTGCGGCCATGATGGGATCTTTACCAAGTTCTGCCgtatttttctttgcctATGAGTCTGTCAAGCGTGTGGCAATAGAAGATTTTGGTTTCAATGATACCGCTAGTTATTTGGGTGCTGGTTTCGTAGGAGATTTGGTGTCCTCCGTGTTTTACGTTCCTTCTGAGGTGCTGAAGACTAGACTTCAGCTTCAAGGACGCTACAACAACCCTTACTATAACTCCGGTTACAACTACCGCGGTCTCTTTGATGCTGCAAACACTATAGTTCGAACAGAGGGCTGGAAAACcctcttctttggctataGGGCCACCCTATTTCGAGATCTACCCTTTTCCGCTCTTCAATTTACATTTTACGAGAACTTTCGTAACTGGGCATTTACTCTTTCGGCtcgaaagaagaacgatGATCCTCTTCCTACCAGTTTAGAGATGCTTACCGGTGCTGCTGCTGGTGGTCTATCTGGTATTCTTACTACTCCTTGTGATGTGGTAAAGACAAGAATGCAGACACAGAACGTTTCCTCTGGCAACGTGCTATTGAAGTCGAACTCTCTCATTAAAAACCTTCTCACCATCTACAAAAGTCAGGGAGTGGCTGGCTTGTTCAACGGTGTAGGGCCTAGGTTTGTCTGGACCAGTGCCCAAAGCTCTATCATGCTGCTATTGTACCAGCTATGCCTTCGTACGCTTTCATCGGATGACATCACATTCGAGTGA
- the ARG5,6 gene encoding Protein arg5,6, mitochondrial (BUSCO:EOG09342EZG), with protein sequence MISDTVLRNILARRTIGAVASRAFKPVMISSTSFSCKASASVRVYSTRSTVIQLLNNIGSKREVEQYLKYFTSVSQQQFAVIKVGGAIITQQLPQLASCLAFLYHLGLYPIVVHGTGPQINEILEGQGIEPDYSDGIRITDEKTMAVVRRCFLQQNLKLVTALEKMGVRARPITGGVFQADYLDKEKYKLVGDITGVNKAPIEASIEAGSLPILTSMAETPSGQLLNVNADVAAGEIARVFEPLKIVYLNEKGGIINGSTKEKISVINLDEEYEDLLQQSWVKYGTKLKLKEIRDLLMYLPRSSSVAIINVDDLQKELFTDSGAGTLIRRGYKLVTRKSVKEFGQPDLLRSALERDPDVASGKSSVASYLTEMEKSNFKAYGDEPMDVLAIVKQDNQFCNTVPCLDKFLASKAGWLNNVTDNIFNAIHNDYPSLYWIVREDDPYTAWHFNKADGSYTKDGEILYWYGCNNLGEISKLIDSFSKRGTLNGESGVFSGKQTRSYSTICGSTGLRVMGCGFHSQFRRGLSGIARAKANPPIRKGTNHSKARVALIGARGYTGKNLISMIDEHPYLELAHVSSRELNGQKLKGYTKSEIIYENLQVEDIQRLEKNDEVDIWVMALPNGVCGPFVKAIEEASGSGKSKIIDLSADYRFDKTGQWVYGLPELNDRLVISKARKISNPGCYATASQIAISPIIDYIGGTPSIFGVSGYSGSGTKPSKKNDINFLRNNLVPYSLTDHTHEREISYRLGRQVAFMPHVGQWFQGITLTINIPLREKLSSRDIRSMYQERYEDEQLITVTGEAPYVKDISGKHGCVVGAFDVNTAQNRLVVVATIDNLLKGAATQCLQNINLAMSYDEYAGIPDDLVIRG encoded by the coding sequence ATGATTTCGGACACAGTACTACGAAATATCCTGGCCAGACGTACTATCGGGGCTGTTGCATCCAGGGCTTTCAAGCCTGTGATGATCAGCTCAACTAGTTTCAGTTGCAAAGCGTCTGCTTCTGTTCGTGTCTATTCAACCAGATCTACGGTTATTCAGTTGTTGAACAACATTGGTTCTAAAAGGGAAGTCGAACAGTATTTGAAGTACTTCACCTCTGTTTCTCAACAACAGTTCGCTGTCATTAAGGTTGGAGGTGCCATTATCACCCAACAGTTGCCTCAACTCGCATCTTGTTTAGCATTCTTGTACCACTTGGGTCTTTACCCTATTGTTGTTCATGGTACAGGTCCTCAAATCAACGAGATCCTTGAAGGACAAGGGATCGAACCCGACTACTCAGATGGTATTCGGATTACTGATGAAAAGACTATGGCTGTTGTCAGGAGATGCTTTCTTCAgcagaacttgaagttggTGACTGCCCTTGAAAAAATGGGCGTCAGAGCTCGACCAATCACTGGCGGCGTTTTCCAGGCTGATTATCTGGACAAGGAGAAATATAAATTGGTTGGTGATATCACCGGCGTGAATAAAGCACCCATTGAAGCTTCTATTGAAGCCGGGTCTTTGCCAATTTTAACATCAATGGCAGAGACTCCTTCGGGACAGCTTTTGAATGTTAATGCAGATGTTGCTGCTGGAGAGATCGCTCGTGTCTTTGAACCTTTAAAAATTGTCTATCTTAACGAGAAAGGTGGCATCATCAACGGTAGTACCAAGGAGAAAATCTCTGTGATTAACTTAGACGAAGAGTATGAAGACTTACTCCAGCAGAGCTGGGTCAAATATGGTACTaagttgaaattgaaggagatcaGAGATCTATTAATGTATCTACCAAGAAGCTCGTCCGTTGCCATCATCAACGTTGACGATCTCCAGAAGGAATTGTTTACCGATTCTGGTGCAGGTACTTTGATTCGTCGGGGATACAAATTGGTCACTAGAAAATCAGTTAAAGAGTTTGGGCAGCCGGATCTTTTAAGGTCCGCTCTTGAAAGAGATCCAGATGTCGCTTCGGGTAAGAGCTCTGTGGCCTCATATTTAACAGAGATGGAGAAATCGAACTTTAAGGCATACGGAGACGAGCCAATGGATGTTTTGGCCATTGTCAAACAGGACAACCAGTTCTGTAATACTGTTCCATGTCTGGACAAATTCTTGGCATCGAAAGCAGGCTGGTTGAATAACGTAACAGACAATATTTTCAATGCTATCCATAACGATTACCCATCTTTATACTGGATTGTTAGAGAGGATGATCCTTACACTGCCTGGCATTTCAACAAAGCCGACGGTTCTTACACCAAGGATGGAGAGATTTTGTACTGGTATGGCTGCAACAATTTGGGAGAAATCAGCAAGCTGATAGactccttctccaaaagAGGAACTTTGAACGGCGAGTCCGGCGTGTTTTCTGGCAAACAAACTCGGTCGTACTCAACGATATGTGGTAGTACTGGCCTCAGGGTTATGGGCTGTGGTTTCCACAGTCAGTTCCGAAGAGGTCTTTCTGGTATCGCAAGGGCCAAAGCCAATCCGCCTATCCGCAAGGGAACCAACCATAGTAAAGCACGCGTGGCCTTGATTGGTGCTCGTGGATACACAGGAAAGAACTTGATCAGTATGATCGATGAGCACCCATACTTGGAGTTGGCCCATGTTTCTTCTAGAGAGTTGAATGGCCAGAAATTAAAGGGATACACCAAGAGTGAAATCATATACGAGAACTTGCAAGTGGAGGATATTCAGAGACTAGAAAAGAACGATGAAGTGGATATTTGGGTGATGGCGTTACCTAACGGAGTGTGTGGACCATTTGTCAAGGCCATTGAAGAGGCCAGTGGAAGTGGAAAATCAAAGATTATTGATCTTTCTGCCGATTACCGGTTTGACAAGACAGGCCAATGGGTTTACGGATTACCAGAATTAAACGATCGTTTAGTCATTTCGAAAGCTCGCAAGATTTCGAACCCAGGATGTTATGCCACGGCGTCACAGATCGCCATCAGTCCAATTATTGACTACATCGGGGGTACTCCATCGATATTCGGTGTTTCGGGATACTCAGGATCGGGTACCAAGCCttcgaagaagaacgaCATTAACTTTTTGAGAAATAATCTTGTTCCATACTCTTTGACTGACCATACCCACGAGAGAGAGATCTCATATCGTCTGGGAAGACAGGTGGCCTTTATGCCGCATGTGGGACAATGGTTCCAGGGCATTACTTTGACTATCAACATTCCATTAAGGGAGAAGTTGTCGTCGAGAGATATTCGCAGCATGTATCAGGAGAGATATGAGGATGAGCAGTTGATTACAGTTACAGGAGAAGCACCTTATGTTAAGGATATTAGTGGTAAGCATGGATGCGTTGTTGGTGCATTTGATGTGAATACAGCGCAGAATAGACTTGTAGTGGTGGCTACGATTGATAACTTATTGAAAGGAGCTGCAACTCAGTGTCTTCAGAACATTAACTTGGCTATGAGTTATGATGAGTATGCTGGAATTCCGGATGACTTAGTGATTAGGGGATGA
- a CDS encoding uncharacterized protein (EggNog:ENOG41), with translation MGLRYTTCLDPNDMGSELNENLIYKTSKLSALQSYYEYSYSDEDGEDGDIDGDGDGDGDEDDDEVSNTNSNGSRYSSFRISRLNPFFRMHQKYNDNGRAITYACSHCLTHVSASNLIISDRYHGATGDALLIYDAVNIQLGPSQMRRMTTGVYTVCELLCRQCGKYLGWKYIKSSDPTQKFKEGRYILEVDLVKEVKS, from the coding sequence ATGGGATTGCGCTATACTACGTGCCTCGACCCCAATGACATGGGCAGCGAGTTGAATGAAAACCTAATCTACAAAACTTCCAAATTATCTGCCCTTCAGTCTTACTATGAGTACAGCTATTCGGATGAAGACGGCGAGGACGGAGACATTGATGGTGACGGTGATGGCGATGGCgacgaggatgatgatgaagttAGTAATACCAATTCCAATGGCAGCCGCTATTCTTCATTTCGTATCTCCCGTCTGAATCCATTCTTCCGTATGCATCAGAAGTACAATGATAACGGCCGAGCAATTACCTACGCCTGCTCACATTGTCTAACTCATGTCTCAGCCTCCAACTTGATCATTTCCGATAGATATCATGGAGCTACAGGTGATGCTTTGTTGATCTATGACGCAGTAAATATTCAGTTGGGACCGTCACAAATGAGACGGATGACCACAGGAGTCTATACAGTGTGCGAGTTACTATGTAGACAATGTGGAAAGTACTTGGGCTGGAAGTATATTAAGAGTAGTGACCCTACTCAGAAGTTTAAGGAGGGAAGGTACATATTGGAGGTTGATTTGGTCAAGGAGGTCAAGTCATAA
- a CDS encoding uncharacterized protein (EggNog:ENOG41), which produces MVITVPWFRKKNRQLRNHYTFPKKYGTKKRLVNKGSTAKVYMYQKDAQTYAIKLFNPREPHETRQLYMETIEHEMLIHRKLRLNNNGRFVVDLLEVFTINRDNVYYVMEYLPFNLERIYNRFGYMMEREIRLCYFRQLVQALQFLQSRDISHRDIKPQNCCIDYEGRLKLVDFGSSIRGQYAVGLAGSRKYAAAEVYRGQRYDSFKADVWSLGVCLVLLYYCSDCRWKMARDDSFYEAYCRHRSLDMVVKVPGNVELSQIYDHDSVDRTILSLLDPDPQLRPELATLQLEHWFQAIPDHSQPDHCINHKKYLC; this is translated from the coding sequence ATGGTAATAACAGTGCCGTGGTTCCGCAAAAAGAATAGGCAACTGCGCAATCACTATACGTTTCCAAAGAAATATGGAACTAAAAAACGACTAGTGAATAAAGGCTCCACAGCCAAAGTTTATATGTATCAAAAGGATGCACAGACATACGCCATTAAATTGTTTAATCCCCGGGAACCCCACGAAACCAGGCAACTCTACATGGAGACAATTGAACATGAAATGTTAATCCACCGGAAATTGCGCCTAAACAACAATGGACGCTTTGTAGTGGATCTCCTTGAAGTGTTCACAATAAATAGAGACAACGTCTATTACGTCATGGAGTATCTACCTTTTAATCTTGAGCGAATATACAACAGGTTCGGCTATATGATGGAGAGAGAAATCAGATTATGCTACTTTAGGCAACTTGTTCAGGCACTTCAATTTTTACAGTCACGAGATATAAGTCACAGGGACATTAAGCCTCAAAACTGCTGTATAGACTATGAAGGAAGATTAAAGCTAGTGGATTTTGGATCCTCCATTAGAGGTCAATATGCTGTAGGACTTGCAGGTTCCAGGAAGTatgctgctgctgaagTGTATAGAGGTCAGAGATACGATTCATTTAAGGCAGATGTCTGGTCGCTTGGAGTCTGTCTAGTGCTATTATATTATTGCAGTGATTGCAGGTGGAAGATGGCACGTGATGATAGTTTCTATGAAGCATACTGTCGGCATCGCTCCCTAGACATGGTTGTGAAAGTACCTGGAAACGTAGAATTGTCGCAGATCTACGATCACGACTCCGTCGATCGGACGATCCTCTCACTTTTAGACCCCGACCCACAGCTTAGACCTGAGTTGGCAACTCTACAATTAGAACATTGGTTCCAGGCAATCCCGGACCATTCACAGCCTGACCATTGCATCAATCATAAGAAGTATTTATGCTAG
- a CDS encoding uncharacterized protein (EggNog:ENOG41) has protein sequence MDHPTWALGTISLAGGIAGYARKGSLPSLIAGTAISTLYFGAGYLLHNNREYGIHTALLASSLTLFAGISRAFKSSIKKPVPLTLTTIGAVATAFYAKKYSEFYM, from the exons ATG GATCATCCTACTTGGGCTTTGGGTACTATTTCTCTCGCTGGCGGTATTGCGGGCTATGCTAGAAAAGGCtcacttccttctcttaTTGCAGGAACCGCGATTTCCACACTGTATTTTGGGGCAGGATACCTTCTCCATAATAACCGGGAATACGGCATTCATACGGCATTGTTGGCTTCTTCCCTCACTTTATTTGCGGGTATTAGTCGTGCGTTTAAATCCAGTATTAAGAAACCTGTTCCTTTAACTCTGACAACTATTGGCGCCGTTGCTACTGCATTCTATGCTAAGAAGTATTCCGAATTTTATATGTAA